The following proteins are co-located in the Festucalex cinctus isolate MCC-2025b chromosome 15, RoL_Fcin_1.0, whole genome shotgun sequence genome:
- the slc45a2 gene encoding membrane-associated transporter protein, with translation MTLLSEDQSARPQPCRVPEPTKHVGSLHPDSKDLTDYYMDSAEGAVFGQVEPPRRSRGRLILHGLVMFGREFCYAVEAAFVTPVLLSVGLPRSMYSLVWLISPILGFLLQPVIGSASDYCRSPWGRRRPYILTLGLLMLVGITMFLNGDMVISALMADRSAQRTWAIVVVMLGVVLFDFAADFIDGPIKAYLFDVCSHQDKERGLHYHALLTGLGGAFGYLVGAMDWGHSFLGQVLGSEYQVIFFFSALTWSAFLTVHLFSIPEQPLGKAAARQPSALSALRQLGSQRNGYGTLGEEDKDPPLLPVPDIRQRSFSALGEANAVTSSTKQPNKEARERMTLKSLLRAIIGMPNHYRYLCISHLLGWTAFLCNMLFFTDFMGQIVYKGNPYAEHNSTAYATYERGVEIGCWGLCINAVSSALFSYMQRFLLPYVGLKGLYFMGYFVFGVGTSLIGLFPNIIATLVLCSVFGVMSSTLYTIPFNLIAEYQHEEEEEMSLRGAGESARGTGVDCAALTCMVQLAQIVVGAGLGALVNAVGSVVVVVLSASTVSLLGCIFIALFVRYARSSLSPSHYL, from the exons ATGACCCTTTTATCCGAGGACCAGTCCGCCAGGCCCCAGCCTTGCCGGGTCCCGGAACCCACCAAGCACGTGGGCTCCTTGCACCCGGACTCCAAGGATTTGACCGACTACTACATGGACAGCGCGGAGGGCGCCGTCTTCGGGCAGGTTGAGCCCCCCAGGCGTTCGCGGGGCCGCCTGATCCTCCACGGCCTGGTCATGTTCGGAAGGGAATTCTGCTACGCGGTCGAAGCGGCGTTCGTCACGCCCGTGCTGCTCAGCGTGGGCCTGCCGCGCAGCATGTACAGCCTGGTGTGGCTGATCAGCCCCATCCTGGGCTTCCTGCTGCAGCCCGTCATCGGCTCGGCCAGCGACTACTGCCGCTCGCCTTGGGGGCGGCGGAGACCCTACATCCTCACGCTGGGCCTCCTCATGCTGGTGGGCATCACCATGTTCCTCAACGGAGATATGGTCATCTCAG CGCTAATGGCCGACAGGTCGGCGCAGCGGACGTGGGCCATCGTGGTGGTGATGCTCggcgtggtgctgttcgacttTGCCGCCGACTTCATCGATGGGCCCATCAAGGCTTACCTGTTTGACGTCTGCTCTCACCAGGACAAGGAGCGAGGCCTGCACTACCATGCTCTGCTCACTG GTCTGGGCGGAGCTTTCGGCTACCTAGTGGGGGCCATGGACTGGGGTCACTCCTTCCTGGGCCAGGTGCTGGGTTCCGAGTACCaggtcatcttcttcttctcggCGCTCACCTGGAGCGCCTTCCTCACCGTGCACCTCTTTAGTATTCCCGAGCAGCCCCTGGGCAAGGCGGCGGCCCGCCAGCCTTCGGCCCTCAGCGCCCTGAGGCAGCTGGGGTCCCAGCGGAACGGCTACGGAACTCTGGGCGAAGAAGACAAGGACCCGCCGCTGCTGCCGGTCCCGGACATCAGGCAGAGGTCCTTTTCTGCTCTCGGGGAGGCCAACGCCGTCACTTCCAGTACCAAACAGCCCAACAAGGAG GCCCGTGAGCGGATGACACTGAAGTCGCTGCTGAGGGCGATCATCGGCATGCCCAACCACTACCGCTACCTGTGCATCAGTCACCTGCTGGGATGGACGGCGTTCCTCTGCAACATGCTCTTCTTCACCGACTTCATGGGACAG ATAGTTTACAAGGGGAACCCGTACGCCGAGCACAACTCCACGGCCTATGCCACTTACGAACGCGGCGTGGAAATTGGCTGCTGGGGTTTGTGCATCAACGCAGTGTCCTCCGCTCTTTTTTCAT aCATGCAGCGCTTTCTGCTGCCCTATGTGGGCCTGAAGGGTTTGTACTTCATGGGCTACTTCGTGTTCGGCGTTGGCACCAGCCTCATCGGCCTCTTTCCCAACATCATCGCCACGCTCGTCCTGTGCAGCGTTTTCGGCGTCATGTCCAGCACGCTCTACACCATCCCCTTCAACCTCATCGCCGAATACCAGCACGAGGAAGAG GAGGAAATGAGTCTTCGCGGCGCCGGCGAGTCAGCACGGGGGACGGGCGTGGACTGCGCGGCCCTCACCTGCATGGTGCAGCTGGCCCAGATCGTGGTGGGCGCCGGCCTGGGCGCTCTGGTTAACGCGGTGGGCagcgtggtggtggtggtcctgTCCGCCTCCACCGTGTCCCTGCTGGGCTGCATCTTCATCGCGCTCTTCGTCAGATACGCTCGCTCCTCGTTATCCCCGTCACactatttgtaa
- the rxfp3 gene encoding relaxin-3 receptor 1, translating to MSGEWSEEGSASSFNGSATANRSCRLHFHAAVLGSESGSDGAVAVRIVISVVYSLVCALGLVGNVLVLYLMKIKRAWKKSSINLFVTSLALTDFQFVLTLPFWAVENALDFTWLFGRSMCKTVSYVTAMNMYASVFFLTAMSVARYSSLASALHGRRGGLRRRFLPLGRCGAARCVAASIWVVAACAALPHAIFSTTVRVSGEEDLCLVKFPESEGTSAQLWLGLYHSQKVLLGFVAPLAIISACYLLLLRFVAASDDANTSSAKRRAKVTKSVTIVVLSFFLCWLPNQALTAWGILIKLNVVHFTYEYYTTQVYVFPVSVCLAHSNSCLNPVLYCLMRREFRKALKKLFRRITFPALTTIIRPITTSKPEADEQRNGQHAAEPRGAPQEPAAVVFYPPGAAM from the coding sequence ATGTCCGGGGAATGGTCCGAGGAAGGCTCGGCGTCGAGCTTCAACGGGAGCGCCACCGCCAACCGCTCCTGCCGCCTCCACTTCCACGCGGCCGTGCTCGGGTCCGAGTCCGGCTCGGACGGCGCAGTTGCGGTGCGCATCGTCATCTCGGTGGTTTACTCGCTGGTGTGCGCGCTGGGGCTGGTGGGCAACGTGCTGGTGCTCTACCTGATGAAGATCAAGCGCGCGTGGAAGAAATCCTCCATCAACCTGTTCGTCACCAGCCTGGCGCTCACCGACTTCCAGTTCGTCCTCACGCTGCCCTTCTGGGCCGTGGAGAACGCGCTGGACTTCACGTGGCTCTTCGGGCGCTCCATGTGCAAGACGGTGTCCTACGTGACGGCGATGAACATGTACGCCAGCGTCTTCTTCCTCACCGCCATGAGCGTGGCGCGCTACAGCTCCCTGGCGTCGGCGCTCCACGGCCGGCGCGGGGGTCTCCGCCGGCGGTTCCTCCCGCTCGGGCGGTGCGGCGCGGCGCGCTGCGTGGCCGCCTCTATTTGGGTGGTGGCCGCCTGCGCCGCGCTCCCGCACGCCATCTTCTCCACGACGGTGCGCGTGTCCGGCGAGGAGGATTTGTGTTTGGTGAAATTCCCGGAGAGCGAGGGCACCAGCGCGCAGCTGTGGTTGGGACTGTACCACTCGCAGAAGGTCCTCCTGGGCTTCGTGGCTCCTCTCGCCATCATCTCGGCGTGCTACCTGCTCCTTTTACGCTTCGTGGCGGCCAGCGACGACGCCAACACGTCGAGCGCGAAGAGACGCGCAAAGGTGACCAAGTCGGTCACCATCGTGGTGCTCTCCTTCTTCCTGTGCTGGCTGCCAAACCAGGCGCTGACGGCGTGGGGGATCCTCATCAAGCTCAACGTGGTGCACTTCACCTACGAGTACTACACCACGCAGGTGTACGTGTTCCCCGTGTCCGTGTGCTTGGCGCACTCCAACAGTTGCCTCAACCCGGTGCTGTACTGCCTGATGCGCCGCGAGTTCCGCAAGGCGCTCAAGAAACTCTTCCGGCGAATCACTTTTCCGGCGCTCACCACCATCATCAGGCCAATCACTACCAGCAAGCCCGAGGCGGACGAGCAGAGGAACGGACAACATGCAGCGGAGCCACGGGGGGCCCCCCAGGAGCCCGCCGCGGTGGTCTTCTACCCTCCGGGGGCGGCTATGTAG